CTGAGTATACAATGAGTGAGATTGTGGCCTCCATTTATAATAAAATTGAAAGCACAGGCTTAAAGGAAGGAATTCTTTTTATTGACGAGATTAACTGTGTTTCTGAGACGCTGGCGCCTACTATGCTTCAGTTTTTACAGTGTAAAACCTTTGGAAATCATAAAATTCCAGAAGGCTGGATGATTGTGGCAGCAGGAAATCCGCCGGAGTTTAATAAGTCTGTAAGAGAATTTGACATTGTAACATTAGACCGTATTAAGCTGATTCAGGTAGAGGCTGATTTAGGGGTGTGGAGAGAATATGCCTACCAGGAGTCTATACACCCTGCAGTAATTTCCTACCTGGATGTGAAGCCTCAGTATTTCTGCCAGATTGAGACTACAGTAGACGGAAAACTGTTTGCAACTCCCCGTGGATGGGAGGATTTATCCACATTGATTCAGGTTTATGAGAAAATTCAGAAGCCTGTAGACAGGGACGTAATTTTCCAGTATATTCAGCATCCTACTATAGCAAAAGATTTTGCCAATTATCTGGAGCTTTATTATAAGTATGAAAATGAATATCAGGTAGAGGAAATTCTCAGAGGAAAGTTTAGCGAAGACCTGTGCGATAAGGTGGGAAGAGCGCCGTTTGATGAGAAATTAAGCGTAATCGGACTGCTGCTTTCCAAATTAAGCAATAGATTTAAGGAGACTTTGGAGCAGGAAACCTTTGTAACTGTTTTAATGGAGCAGTTAAAGTGGTTTAAGGAGTACGGAGACCAGGCAGGGGAGAAGGTAAGCGCCACCTCCTGTATGGGGGACGCGGTGACAGCCCTTTCTATGGAAAGAAGGAGAAAGAAAGAGGCAGATTTGTTAAGCCGCAGGGAGGATTACCGTTACAGAAAAGTCATACGAAAGATGGAAGAATATCTCCAGATTTTAAAGGGAGAACATTTGGAGGATTTAAATGCAGCCTGGGAGAGAATAAAAGAATTATTTGCAGCTGAAAGCGACGGCTATGAGGCTATGATAGAAGAAGGCGGAGCTATGCTGGAGCATGGATTTGACTTTATGGAGGCTGCCTTTGGAGACGGGCAGGAAATGGTAATCTACATTACAAATTTAAATACCAGCTTTTATTCCGTCCGTTTTCTTCAGGAATATGAATGTGAAAGATATTACCAGTATAATAAAAAGCTTTTGTTTGAGGACCGGGAAGGCGGCTTAAAAGAAAGAATTCAGGCAGCTTTGCAGTAAAATGTAAAATTTATTCAAAAGAAAAAAACGGGGGCATTGTATGATATTTATTGGAGGAATCAGCTCCGGTCAGCGGGAGCTGAATTATAAAGGATCTGTGGTGATCTGCGGAGGCTGCGGGTCCTACGGACGATATCAGGTTTTTATGACCTATATGTATTTCAGCTTTTTCTTTATTCCTTTATTTAAGTGGAATAAAAGATATTTTGTAAGAATGTCTTGCTGCGGGGCAGTATATGAGTTGGATTCTCAAACCGGGGCGGCCATTGTAAGGGGGCAGGATGTGGAAATCCAGGAAAGAAACCTGACTCTGATTCAGGCCGGGAAAAGGAATCCTTATGAGCAGGACGAGTTTGGAGAAAAGAGAAGATATAAAGTATGCCGTCACTGCGGATATCAATTTGATAATGATGATTTTGAGTACTGTCCTAAGTGCGGAAAGTCCTTAAAATCAGAGGAATAAGGAGAATTCCATGAAAGTAACGTTTATTCACCACAGCTCCTTTTTAGTGGAGACTGACAGCAGATACCTATTATTTGATTATTTTCAGGGGGAGCTGCCTGATATGAAGGATGACAAGCCTTTATATATACTGGCCAGCCACCGCCATGGAGACCATTTCTCTCCGGTGATTTTTCAGTTGGCAAAAAAAAGGCCTTTGATGACAACTTTTTATATTCTTTCCAGTGATATATGGAAGAAACATGTGCCTGAGGACATGGTAAAGCAGACGGTTTTTATGAAGGCCCATGAGAAAAAAGAAGTATTTCCAGGTATGGAAATAGAGACTTTAAAGTCTACTGACGAGGGCGTGGCTTTTTTGATTCACTGCGACGGACAGACAATTTACCACAGCGGAGATTTAAATAACTGGTATTGGTCCTCTGAGGGGGACGACTGGAATCAAAAAATGGAGCGTTTATATAACCAGGAGTTAAGCAGAATTCAAGGAGTTAAAATAGACGCAGGGTTTGTGCCTTTAGACGGAAGGCAGGAAGAGGGATTTTTCCTGGGTATGGACCAGTTTATGAAAAAGGTAGGAGCAAATATTGTATTTCCCATGCACTGCTGGGGAGATTTTTCCGTAATAGGCAGGCTGAAATCTATGGAGCGCTCCAAAGCCTATAGAGACAAGGTTGCAGATATTAACCGGGACGGGGAAGAATTTCAGATTTAATAAAAGGTAAACTCAGATTTAATAAAAGGCAGACTATATTGGCTGTAAAAGAAGGAGGAATGAGAAATGTTGTTGATTAAAGGCGGACGCGTAATTGATCCGAAGACAGGGATGGATCAGGTTCAGGACATTGTAATTCAGGACGGGATAATAAAGACTGTAGGACAGGCAGATCAGGCAGAATATGATAAGGTAATTGACGCTTCAGGAAAAATTGTGGGGCCGGGACTTGTGGATGTGCATGTACATTTCAGAGATCCGGGACTGACATATAAAGAGGATATTCAGACAGGAGCGGCAGCTGCGGCAAAAGGCGGTTTTACGACTGTGGTTTGTATGGCAAATACAAAGCCGGTTGTAGATAATGAGGAGACTTTAGAATATGTAATCAGCCAGGGAAAGAAGACAAAAATTCACGTTCTTGCAGCTGCTGCTATATCAAAAGGCTTAAAGGGTCAGGAGCTGACAAACATGGAGGAGCTGAAGGCCAAGGGAGCGGCAGGATTTACAGACGACGGCATCCCGTTAATGGACGCTTCTATGGTAAAAAAAGCTATGGAGGAGGCGGCCAGGCTGGATGTGCCTTTAAGCTTCCACGAGGAGGACCCACAGTTTATCCAGAATAATGGCATCAGCCGGGGAGCAGTATCTGAACAGCTGGGGATTTTCGGCTCTCCTGCTTTGGCTGAGGACGTGCTGGTAGCCAGAGACTGTATGCTGGCTCTGCACACAGGAGCTTCAGTCAATATCCAGCATATTAGTTCTGGAAATTCTGTAAAAATGGTAGAGCTGGCGAAGGCCTTAGGGGCTAAGGTGACGGCTGAGGTGACGCCTCACCATTTTGCTTTAACTGAGGACTCAGTATTAGAGCACGGCGCTCTGGCCAAAATGAATCCTCCTCTTAGAACAGAAAAGGACAGGCAGCAGTTGATTGAAGGTCTGAAAAGCGGCGCTATTGATATTATTGCCACAGATCATGCGCCTCACAGCACAGAAGAAAAAAATAAGCCTTTAACAGAAGCCCCCAGCGGCATTATTGGCCTGGAGACAGCTCTTTCTTTAGGCATTATGGAGCTGGTGGATAAGGGACATTTAACTATGGTGCAGCTGATGGAAAAGATGAGTTTAAATCCCGCCAGGCTGTATCGCTTAGACAAGGGATATATAGAGGAGGGAGGCCCTGCAGATCTGGTGATTTTTGATGAAAAGGAAATGTGGAGGGCAGAGGAATTTGTTTCTAAGGCAGAAAATAGTCCGTTTAAAGGAAAAGAGCTAAAGGGAAAGGTGAAATACACTATTTGCGGCGGAGAGATTGCTTATGATGACGGAGAAATATAAAGTAGTTCTTATGGATATAGACGGTACTTTATTAGATTTTGACCAGGCAGAAACAGACGGAATCAGGCAGGTTATGAAAGCCTACGGAGTGTGCCCTGACAGGGAAAAAGAGAAAGAGTATCATCATATTAATCAGGGGCTGTGGCAGCAGTTTGAGCGGGGAGAAATTCAAAAACAGCAGATTATGGACACCCGGTTTCACATATTCTTTGGGAGCATGGGGATTACTGTAGACGGGAAGGAGGCAGAGCGCTTATATAGGCAGCAGTTAAATAACAGCGCTCTTCTCCTTCCCGGGGCCCGGGAAATATGCGCCTATCTTTCTGAAAAATATAGTATGTATGTAGTGACCAACGGTTTATCAGCCACTCAGTTTCACAGACTGAAAATATCAGGACTGGAGCAGTATTTTCAGGGTGTATTTGTGTCTGAGGATGCAGGCAGCCAAAAGCCTCAGAAGGAATTTTTTGATTACTGCTTTTCTAAAATAATTCCCTGCGCCAGAGAGGAAGCTGTGATTGTAGGAGATTCTTTATCCTCGGATATTTTAGGGGGAATAAATGCCGGCGTTGCTACCTGCTGGTATAATCCCAAGAAAAATGAAAACTCCGGGAAAATAAAGCCTGACTATGAAATCTGCCATTTAAAACAGCTGAAGGATATTTTGTAGAATTTTCTTGCCAAAAATACTTTAGTATGCTACCATAGTAGCATGTTGAAAATCAGGAGGAAAAGGATTATGAAAAAGAGTTTGATTAGTGTATTAATGGCAATGACAGTGATGGCGGCAACAGCCGGATGCAGCCAGGGAGGAGATAGCGCCACAGCTGCAGCTGAGGCAAAAAATGAAACTGAAACTAAGGCGGCAGAGGAAAGCACAGAAGCTGAAGCTGACAGTCAGTCAGAAGAAACTGACGGGGAGGAAGCTAAGGGAGAGGGAAGTACATTTACAGTTGGCTTTGACGCAGATTTTCCTCCAATGGGCTTTAAGGCAGAGGACGGAAGCTACACAGGCTTTGACCTGGCTTTAGCAAAAGAGGTAGCCGACAGATTGGGAATGACATTTGTGGCTCAGCCTATTGCATGGGATGCAAAGGATATGGAGCTGGAGTCAGGAACTATTGACTGTATTTGGAACGGATTTACCATGACAGGCAGAGAGGACAGCTACACATGGTCAGACCCATATATGGATAATGAGCAGGTGTTTGTAGTTTCTAAGGATTCTGGAATTGCAACAACAGCAGATTTGGCAGGAAAGGTTGTGGAGGTTCAGGTGGATTCTTCAGCAGAGGCAGCTTTAAATGAGGATGCTGAGTTAACCGGCACCTTTGCTTCCCTGGAAAAAACTCCAAACTACAATCAGGCGTTTATGGATTTAGAGATG
The window above is part of the Lachnoclostridium edouardi genome. Proteins encoded here:
- a CDS encoding dihydroorotase — translated: MLLIKGGRVIDPKTGMDQVQDIVIQDGIIKTVGQADQAEYDKVIDASGKIVGPGLVDVHVHFRDPGLTYKEDIQTGAAAAAKGGFTTVVCMANTKPVVDNEETLEYVISQGKKTKIHVLAAAAISKGLKGQELTNMEELKAKGAAGFTDDGIPLMDASMVKKAMEEAARLDVPLSFHEEDPQFIQNNGISRGAVSEQLGIFGSPALAEDVLVARDCMLALHTGASVNIQHISSGNSVKMVELAKALGAKVTAEVTPHHFALTEDSVLEHGALAKMNPPLRTEKDRQQLIEGLKSGAIDIIATDHAPHSTEEKNKPLTEAPSGIIGLETALSLGIMELVDKGHLTMVQLMEKMSLNPARLYRLDKGYIEEGGPADLVIFDEKEMWRAEEFVSKAENSPFKGKELKGKVKYTICGGEIAYDDGEI
- a CDS encoding MBL fold metallo-hydrolase yields the protein MKVTFIHHSSFLVETDSRYLLFDYFQGELPDMKDDKPLYILASHRHGDHFSPVIFQLAKKRPLMTTFYILSSDIWKKHVPEDMVKQTVFMKAHEKKEVFPGMEIETLKSTDEGVAFLIHCDGQTIYHSGDLNNWYWSSEGDDWNQKMERLYNQELSRIQGVKIDAGFVPLDGRQEEGFFLGMDQFMKKVGANIVFPMHCWGDFSVIGRLKSMERSKAYRDKVADINRDGEEFQI
- a CDS encoding zinc ribbon domain-containing protein, translating into MIFIGGISSGQRELNYKGSVVICGGCGSYGRYQVFMTYMYFSFFFIPLFKWNKRYFVRMSCCGAVYELDSQTGAAIVRGQDVEIQERNLTLIQAGKRNPYEQDEFGEKRRYKVCRHCGYQFDNDDFEYCPKCGKSLKSEE
- a CDS encoding amino acid ABC transporter substrate-binding protein, which translates into the protein MKKSLISVLMAMTVMAATAGCSQGGDSATAAAEAKNETETKAAEESTEAEADSQSEETDGEEAKGEGSTFTVGFDADFPPMGFKAEDGSYTGFDLALAKEVADRLGMTFVAQPIAWDAKDMELESGTIDCIWNGFTMTGREDSYTWSDPYMDNEQVFVVSKDSGIATTADLAGKVVEVQVDSSAEAALNEDAELTGTFASLEKTPNYNQAFMDLEMGSVDAIAMDSVVAKYQLKLRESDAVILDEVLASEKYGIGFKLGNEELRDQVQATLNEMAEDGTIAEISQEWFGSDVTTFGK
- a CDS encoding ATP-binding protein: MNIKRAKEEIKNSIEAYLLKDEFGAYAIPSIRQRPVLLIGPPGVGKTQIMEQVARECEIGLVSYTITHHTRQSAVGLPFISKKSYGGKEYSVTEYTMSEIVASIYNKIESTGLKEGILFIDEINCVSETLAPTMLQFLQCKTFGNHKIPEGWMIVAAGNPPEFNKSVREFDIVTLDRIKLIQVEADLGVWREYAYQESIHPAVISYLDVKPQYFCQIETTVDGKLFATPRGWEDLSTLIQVYEKIQKPVDRDVIFQYIQHPTIAKDFANYLELYYKYENEYQVEEILRGKFSEDLCDKVGRAPFDEKLSVIGLLLSKLSNRFKETLEQETFVTVLMEQLKWFKEYGDQAGEKVSATSCMGDAVTALSMERRRKKEADLLSRREDYRYRKVIRKMEEYLQILKGEHLEDLNAAWERIKELFAAESDGYEAMIEEGGAMLEHGFDFMEAAFGDGQEMVIYITNLNTSFYSVRFLQEYECERYYQYNKKLLFEDREGGLKERIQAALQ
- a CDS encoding YjjG family noncanonical pyrimidine nucleotidase; protein product: MMTEKYKVVLMDIDGTLLDFDQAETDGIRQVMKAYGVCPDREKEKEYHHINQGLWQQFERGEIQKQQIMDTRFHIFFGSMGITVDGKEAERLYRQQLNNSALLLPGAREICAYLSEKYSMYVVTNGLSATQFHRLKISGLEQYFQGVFVSEDAGSQKPQKEFFDYCFSKIIPCAREEAVIVGDSLSSDILGGINAGVATCWYNPKKNENSGKIKPDYEICHLKQLKDIL